ctgctctgccactttgacgaagccgcaccgactatcctccataccgacgctagcggccttggtataggagccgttcatctacaacgcgacaagtcttccctagaaaaagttgttgcatatgccaatcgcgtactcacccctgccgaaaagaactacacgataactgagcaagagtgtttggctgtggtttggtcggtccagaagttccgtccctatcaccacggccgtcacttcacaatcgttacggaccaccatgccttatgctggcttccTACACTGaggaacttgtccggacgcttggtcGGTGGATAATACGCtcgcaggagtacgactttgacataacttacaagtcaggcggaaaacatcaagacgccgatgctttgtctcgttgcccgcttccaagtACCCATATCAGCGTTATTGAGAACTCAACTGCAAcctctaccaaagttcatacgctcgcatcaataaggcaacccttttcggaagacgagccaacatttatctcccgccagcggtccgattcatagtgcagacgcatgatggaccacctttcgggagtttctcatccaccaaacgcgtgactccatcgtcaactcctgcactttaagctggacaatagggttctctaccgccacgtctaccaccctgacgctcagcgctgggttcctgtactacCACGCTCTCTTCggcttcaggtgctcgaagccttccatgACGACTTGACTGCTTGTAAtcttggtttaaaaaaaactcttgaccgcattcgatgtcgttattactggcctggcctttcttctagtgtagcgtgGTACGTTGATTCTTGCTACCCATGCCAACTCCCCACGTTTGCatctgctggacctctacagccattTCCGTGCCCTTCTATGCCGTTAGAGGCTGTAGGTGTTGACATTTACGAGCCTCTCCCCATCACATCtcctggcaaacgatggatagggaccaccgtggaccacctgacacgctacgctgagacttacTCTGTTATTCCAGGCTCAGCTGTgaaagttgcagactttattcttcatgCCATATTcttgcgtcatggggctcctcgtgtactgcttagtgatcgcggcaaagtgttcctgtcacaaatttTAAATGACGTACTGCGTGCTTCtcgaactactcacaagacagcttcaagctaccaccctcagacaaatggtctcacagaaaaatttcaccgaacccttgcagacatgatagccgcttacgtccaacccgaccacaaaaactggaatgctcttttaccattcctgacatttgCTTACAACAgagccgttcagcgaacaacttgctactcaccgttttacctcgtgtacggacgcaccccgactacctttctcgacgtctccttctttatcagccatgggaattcatgtcagccTTCTAGCATAGAATACATTTTCCGCCTGGCCCactctcgccatcaggctcgcatcaatactgaagcgagacgcACGAGCTGAAGATCATCTATGAAGAATCCCACCACGTTGTGTCTTTCCTActtggtgacgaggtgctgcttttgacaacTATTCGCACTCCTGATCTCTGTGACAAATttcaaccacgcttcatcgggccatacattgttttagaacaaaCTTCGCCGGATAATTATGGTGTGAAACCACTCGTCGCCCAAGCAGACCGctgctaccgcagcacagagattgtccacgtttgtcgcatgaaacctttcacgcgacgttccccgtcattttgacttacggcggccagggtgtccgcttccgagtggggggaattagtgtgggcatttgttacttacattgtcctaatccctgcatgatcacaatcaccatcatccactTGTATCTTTGTCCTCATCGCCattctgggtcatcatcatcgtcatcatctgtgtactggctctgccagttcgttttgcgaggtctttcctcaaataaacgctgacgcagccaaaACTACCAAGAcctcatattatatatatatatatatatatatatatatatatatatatatatatatatatatatatatatatatattaaggaaagaagtttatacttaagggctcgtttttctgtgtttacacaataataatgcgatctaacagacaataatgccaaagaaagtatcggggaagatattagaccgaattttattgtatatatgaaaaaaagtgggtgaaaagataacttgccgtgggcagaatctgaacctgcgaccttcgaatgacgcgttcgatgctctaccactgagctaccacggtggctatcccccccgccactttatggggtttatatgtgaattaaacgtgggagtgtcaatcagtgccaccagtagccatggcggcgagtgtagcacactcttttgagcctatttggcgtcacgtagcacgtgaacttattacgagtgggcagttgaccaatagtccctcgtatacaacctgaaggcactaagtctgcctgtacgagaccctcgctaatgaattaagaaaagaagtgaatacttaagggctcgtttttctgtgttttacacaattaatgccaaggaaatgccaaggaaagtataggggaagatattacaccAAATCGTaatctaaatatgaagaaaagctGAAGAAAAGATatctttccgtgggcaggattttTTGTGGCACGGAtactgcccacggaaagttatcttttcatacatttttcttcatatttacattacaattctgtctattatcttcccctatactttccttggcattactttttGTTTACAtctcataaatatatatatatatatatatatatatattatatatatatatatatatatatatatatatatatatatatatatatatatatatatatatatatatatatatatatatatatatatatatatatatatgcctttcACTTCCTGTCGATCCTACGGCCCGATTCTTTGCCGATCTCCCTTTGTGGTTGTGCGCCAGTATTATAGggatcatcatcaacatcaaccTACCCTAAACATTCAATatcaatgccgtagtgggtatcaaacaagtgtgcttgcagcagatacgcagtgagtgtttagaaaaggctctgaaaggccgctcttgtagctttgtgtgtctgtgctgcgccttccgcgcaggcctggcgatttTTTGAAACTTACCAAGTGTAGATACAGATGCTCTGCACCTTTTCAACCACAATTTACCCAATGCACTTTTAcgcatctatttttttttcaatcaagctTCTCACTACCAAGCACGCGCAGAAGCTCATCAAGCTCATACTATAAATCCAGGTTCTAGATTAAAAAAACAATTCGAAATATCCAACGGGTACAATATTTAAAAGAGAACTTTAAAAGAAAAAAGGCTTGGACTCATCAGGAAAATATTTCCGAGGCGTATAGATATCTTGACACAAAGTAAAGTAAACGCTCATGTTGTAACAGCGCTCTGTCCTGTTGCCTTTCTTTTCTTATTTACCAGCGCTGTATTGTACGAAGCATATGGGGGATCGAATCCCCGGGTGTGGCGTACAGAAGAGACAGTTACGGAGATGTTTGCTAGAACATTCGAAGCGGTGTGAACTATCTTATGCAGCAGCTTGACATCATTGCAAATTGCTCGACGTTTGAGAGGAGCTGCACCAATAAAACATGGGAATAGAAAGTAGGCGAGACACGGTGGTCATAGCGACAAAACATAAATCTCATTACTTTTTTAATAGATTCCAAGAtacctatactccgtttcatacatcaggtgcaacgctgtgaaggctaggcaagtagtccgtaaagaaaacacgaggtgttgctccgcgcggcttcgtagccgagtggtctgacgcgtcgctccggagagttcaccgtagttttgaagtgcacgggttcgaatccacgtggtgccattttttttataatttttgcgagttcaattcgaaatcttgtttttttttcagtaacttcaacTTACTTGCACGCGGAAGTGAACTGCACGTATCTATTCATTTGTAGCATACCGTGTTCCCTTGTGAGGGCCGGAACCTGCTGAGCTGGCACCGAGGTTTGACCAGCATGGCGATTTTGTCGCGATTATACCGCATTGTCGGTTTACCTcgttgatgtgagcgagtactgCGTGTAAGATGACGTTAATTCATTGATTAGGTAGCACAGCAGCTCCAATGAGGCTTGGTTAACGACAGGTGCTCATTTTCAACTTTTGTTTTCGTCATTGCCCCGATGATCCACTTTTCTGTGCCGCTCTTTAAACACTCAGCAGGTTATTGATTATAGCGGGCCGCTGGCAGAGAAACCTGATCAGTTTTAGCAAAACAGTGCGGAATCGACCTTCCACTGCACTGTGCGGTATCCCGACGCACTTGGTGCGAGTAACGAATGATATGTTATTCAGGGAAAAGGGAAGAAAGCAAATTTGTGTAGCTCGGAATAGTGATTTTCGCACACAAACGCATAAAACATTTCCAAGACTTGGTATTCGCCCGTTTGCTGTCTTAATATATGCGACATTTTTGTGAATTGCTATGCGCGATTTATTTCTTCAGTATAATTCCAACCCATCCTCCTTCCCGCAAGTAAGAGTTCCTTTTTTATCGTTCAAAAGAGAGTTTCAGCTAGGCTGTTATTCGGCAGAAACTCTAAATTTTAATTTATGCGTCAATCGTTTTTTTATAAAAACCTGGATATGGCCTGTTTTTCTCGGTTGAGAAAATCTTTATGGTATAGGGTAATTCAGTGCCCAAAAATTGTACTGGTTCAAAAAGTTGGAGATTTgttccatacatacatacatccaggGGCAATACTCATTGCGTGCGATGGACCAATATTCCAAACGGATGACGACTTCTGTGGTTTAAAAAACGCAAACTTTATTTACAGAAGAGCACCCCTGGCCGATGTCGTGGTGGGTTCcgacatcttctttttttttccttttttataccaagtttttaCAGGGGTCATGTGACCATTCCAAACGTTTgcacttcacaacaaaacataaATAAGGTAATTATTAGGGAGCAGTACAGTGCAGTGTCCTTCCTAGCCCGGGTCACATggcgacgttaaacccaacacacAAAATCACACGATGAGGAAGCACTCTTTGCTTTATCATAATAACACAGCCTTCTTGGGGAATGAGCTCAGCATGAAGCAGCACGAGCAAGTTCGCTAGAAAGTGTCCACAATCCAGCTCAACCAGTCGACCCTCGTGAACAATGCCACCACTGACAGGCCGCACATTCCTCGAAAGTCAGCAAAGTTCTTCAATGCCACTCAATTCGTCATCACTGAACTGAGCACCCGACTCATCGGAGGAGGAGTTGCACGAATCACAAATGCAGAAGACAAGTGGTTCGATTTCACTATCCACAATCATGTCCCGTTCCCATGCTTCAGCTTCAACTTGCTCTACATGAGCGCAGCAGTTTTGccacttttcctgttttacaGATGCCAGTGCTTCTGGCAGAAGCTTCTCTACTTCAGCCAAAGTGAAACCCGTATTCCGTGCTGCGATGTACCCCTTTACCTGGCTCCAAACAAGCTCGATTGGGTTGAGCTCGCAGTGGTATGGTGGTACACGAAGCACTTCATGGCCGTGGGTAGCCGCCAGAGTGTCTATGCGGTACACAATACTGGGTGTGTTGATCTGTTGGGAACGTTCCAGCAGTTCAGCTCTCACCATGTCCTCTGACCACGGAACACCTTTCTTTGTGAGCCAAAGCTGAATATCAGCTTTGCGCGGCGACTTGGTAGGTGCTTTCTCAAGAGCTACGCTGTGGTATGGCGCATTGTCCATGACAATAACGCTATTAGGCGGATTGTTTGGCAAAAGCTTGTCGGTGAACCACTCCTCAAAGTATCTGCCATCCATCTCAAAGTGGTAGTCAGCGCTGCCCCTCTTTTTTGCTCGGAAGTAGTCAGTAGCTCCTTCGATGAAACCAGTTGCACTGCTGCCAGCATGTACGAGGATCAAACGGGCCCCTTTGCCTGAGGGTGCAGCCAATCCTGTCGTCAGACCTTTGAGGAAGGCATCTTGCGATGACTTCACAGTCGTGTCCTGCCAAACGTACTCCTTCGTGTGCCCTGCGTTGACCCATGTTTCATCCAAGTAGATGATGCACCTGTACAAAGCAAAATGAACGAGCGCACGAGTTAGCGCACACAAGTAAACATACCCACAGCAGCAGCTTGAGTCTTGGCATGACCATAGTCGAAAATACTGCAAAGGACAACTTGAGCGAAAAGTACAAAAAGCATTCATATGCATATTCTATTTTCTTTCTTACCCGCTCATATGCCGACTGCTCTTTCGTAAACAGCTGCTTAGCGTCAATCGAGGAAAAAAACGGTCGGCGTCAGTGCTTTTTTAGTCGGGCTTTAATTCGGCACGTAGGTGGCATTTGGCTGTCAGTTCTGATTCATGGCAAGTTCACATGTCACACATGCGGTATTCGGTAAGAATTCATTGGCCGTCGCTATCATTTTGCACGAATGGAAACAAAAATAGACACCAAAATTCCCAACAATGCTGCCAGTAACTCGCATCTTTCATGGGAATGAGCGCTTACCGCACCAAATGGCGGAGATTCAGCGAATAACTCTCACCGATTGAGGCAAATACCCCCACCCAACAAAACAAAAGTCGTGAAATGCGACCTGCAAGCAATTACCTTGCTTAaccgttttcttttttccaggttGTAATTCAGATGTATTACTCTCCATTACCATTATAAAGTTGCAATGCTAACATCAAGTGTTATATCAAGGCAATCTACATGTGCTGCGTAAGGAAATATGAAAATAATGGTTCCCACCTGCCCTGTCCTCGGAATTTCTTGATCGCCCGCAAGTACCTGCGACGCCAGGCAATGATGTCACTGCGCTCGATTAGCGCAAGATTCCGTTTTCTCTTAGCAAAGGTGAAGCCGATGTCCTTCATTAGCCTCCACAAGGTGGTTTTCGTGAAGTTCGGCAAGTCGTCGTCTTCGTTGACAGCCCTTATCACACTGTCCAGTGTTGGGATCTCCCTCTTGGCGTACATGCTGTGCACTTTCAGACGGATGGCATGGATTGTCAAGCTGTCATGTTTGACGGTTCGCGAGCTCGAAATCTTCACCTCGCGAGCTCGTTTTTTCGGTGACACCAAAGGCCCACGCAGACGCTCCGCCTTCAATTTCGCCACGGTACGGGGAGATATTCCAGTGTCCTCGCTCACAACACTCAGCACTTCCCGCACAGATTTCTCCGGGAAACGCATCCTGGTACGGGCGTACACATTTGCAATTACTTGCTTGGCGTGCTTTGACAACTTTAATGTGCGAAGCTTCGAAAAAATTTGCGCAGGAGAGGTGGTCGAGGATGCAGAGCTTGACGCCATTTTTTCGAAGCtgccacaacaagtaaaaaaaaacggcggcgcgggtcgcgcggagagcgaaaacctgatacgaaagcgacaaacataaattaccaactcgcatatttggattgtttatccgacaacacaggcgtttgttttttaacctgatgacaaatatgtatgcttagaagtttcccgagaagcatttattgattctcgtatgccccaagcgacgcactactttttggtcgtggcagtacacagcgcaaacaagagcgctagctttgacagcgttgcacatgatgtatgaaacggagtatatgTCGTGCCTTCAGGGACGCGACCAAACAACAAGAAAAAGACGCATATTTGGGTATCGCCAAAGCCTTATGCACTCTCAGTCTGCCTTCTTACGTTGCTTAACTTGTGTAAATATACCAAAGTTTTCAAACAGTTGATTATTGGTTCGAAGTGTTGTACCATTTTAAATTTGTTTTGAGAATTACAACATGTATTAAAACTTTTTAACACAAATTCGGCTTACACCGTAATTAGTACATATAAAATGAAGAGGGTGTGTTTCATTTGAAAGGTTCGTGACTACAACCTTTTCCACGTTTTTAAACATTTGCTATGTTAGAGTTCGTGTACAAAACAACAGAAGAAGGCTAATAACGCATCCTGGTCTTGAGTATTAAAGATGGTTTAGAGATAAGGCAGGGATACCCGTACAtttgaagtttatttcagtgttaccAATAATTTATGCTTCTTCATATATAACTAATAAATAAAAGCGGGATAAGGGCCTATTTTTGAGGCAACCACGATGCGATCTGTACGTAAGATGACTTAGCCTGATTTAACAACACCAATCTCGAGCGCAAGCGCAAGTTATCTGTTATACAATCAACCAGCATGTTTTCGCTAAGAAATTTGTGAAGGAACTAAATGTTTGGCTTGACAAGTCACTTGAAACACCTTCAAACAGTCAATAAGTACAGCATCAAATTGTCTTCGATTGTCAAGGGAAGCGTTATACCGTCCGTAAGTTCAAGCAACTGTGTAACAGTAGAATAGCCAATATAAAAGCTGTGCGGTCACCGGGAAAGTGTACTGAGTGCATTTATGTATTGTACAATATTTCTGTTAACAATATGCTCCAAAAGCCTGGATCTGGCAAAATGCAAGAGTATTGGTCTGTTTTTTGCTATGTGCTTGTGGCTGCACCTTAATACGGGTGCGCGTTTGCTAATTTCCACAGCTTGGACATTGTTGCGAgcttatttttttcttatatattacGGAGCATaaacctacagagcagaaacctgcaaGCGTACGAAGAGAGTCCAGCTTCACTTGAGGAAGCCGCAGCGaaacgatggaaagaaaaatgacagttgtaaccttaagagacaaggagatAGCAAAGTGGGTTAGATAACAAACCGGCGTTAAAGATACAATAGTTAAAATTGAGAAGAAACGAACATCGCCAGGGCGTGTatcacgtaggcaggataaccactggtcattaagggtatctgactggtttcccagagaaggcaaacgcacgaagggtagacagaaagttatgtggacgaatgagattaaaaagttcgcaggtatattGTGGCAGGAAAAAGCACAAGACTAGGTTGATTGACGCAtcaggggagaggcctttgccctgcagtgggcgtattgAGGTTAGTGATGGTGATTGGGAGGTGTTCAGCATAGTATTCTGAATATCACATTAGAAGCATATTCCGAATACCGTATGGGCAAGAGTGCTTGGTAACTTCAAGTTGTGTGTTACCTGGCTAGCTTTATTCAAGACTAAAAAGAACAAGCAGTTTCCTGCTTGTGGAAAATGAAGGAGTCGTGCCGTTATCTGAGAAAATAAACTAATTCGAAGTAAATATTGAAGACTTTCATGGTTTGAGGAGGATTGCCCAACAAGAATAAGCGATGAAAGCATATGCAATGCAGAACTAAGTGGATGTTTTTCATAAATGTAGCCAAGGTATTGCTAAAGTAATAGTTCTTACCCTCTTTTATAATAGCTTGTAATTTACTTTACAATGCTTAAATTGATGTAGGTAGGTGTGATGGCGAAACTAGCGATGAAATATACCTAATTTTGTATGCACACTATGGTATTGTATAAGATGTAGAAGAAACTGGCAAGATGCAGTGACAATAGAATGATAACAGCTCATACTCGCCAACAtttaaaaaaagacagaaaatgaCACAAAAGAAGCCAATTGATGAGCTTGCGGTGAGAGAGAACTATAGGAATTCAGAGTTTACTTTTAACTTTTTTAAGTAGACTCCAATGttagtgaaacgtcaattgtggttgcagttctGGCTGTCAAATTTTGTAAACACTACATATTGACTGTTATGATACAGACGTCACGTCGGATGAACGGCAATAGTATAtaggcgccatccgctgaagttgatttatgtagcagtgtctagaaTTACCATCCCCGTCAGTGCTTCATTACAAATTTCAAATTCTGGTGTTGGTGATATGAGTGTCGCTGTTgccatcgttacgcaactgtaaacaactggttatatatatttatatataacatatatttagcaccacctcgtaacgttttgcagaataaaaaatatacaacaCCGTCAACTTCcgttcgcatgcttcgcattacatcAATTCTCAAgttacgttggatctgccaaatTCGTCATCAAAGCACCTGAGTGTGTTTCTCCTTTTTTCTTAAGAAAACGACTCATACATCGCATAAATATCCGATAGTTAGACACTTCTTACTCCATACATGGCCTCGATTTTGTGGCCCCATGAAATTTGGTCGTTTGTGGTACGAAAAGTGTAATTTAAAGTTCCGCAGAAGCCTTTACAATGCTTGATTGTTTCCCAGAGAAAAACCGGATGTTGCCAATCTGTGCATTTTATGAAGGAAGTAATGAGCATACGAAGAACTGGTGCAAAATGTTGAGAATTGTACAAAAGCAAAGTAAAAGGAACAATGAAATCATGTTGGTTGGTTTCGTTCAGCATTTGTTCATTCAAACTGAACGCGGGTGAGCATAATTCTACCCTGTTCGCTTTCGTTACAACAGTGTGCTGAAGTTAACTTGATCGGGCTTATTTATGTCTCGTGGACAATGATTCACTCACAGAATGGCAAGTTTTATGCAGGAGCCTTTAGGTAGGCTGCTGCAAGTGCGCCGAGTTTCATACTTCGGTGATACATTGCGGTTTGTTGACACTCAGGCACCAAA
The sequence above is drawn from the Rhipicephalus microplus isolate Deutch F79 chromosome 3, USDA_Rmic, whole genome shotgun sequence genome and encodes:
- the LOC142803135 gene encoding uncharacterized protein LOC142803135, translating into MRFPEKSVREVLSVVSEDTGISPRTVAKLKAERLRGPLVSPKKRAREVKISSSRTVKHDSLTIHAIRLKVHSMYAKREIPTLDSVIRAVNEDDDLPNFTKTTLWRLMKDIGFTFAKRKRNLALIERSDIIAWRRRYLRAIKKFRGQGRCIIYLDETWVNAGHTKEYVWQDTTVKSSQDAFLKGLTTGLAAPSGKGARLILVHAGSSATGFIEGATDYFRAKKRGSADYHFEMDGRYFEEWFTDKLLPNNPPNSVIVMDNAPYHSVALEKAPTKSPRKADIQLWLTKKGVPWSEDMVRAELLERSQQINTPSIVYRIDTLAATHGHEVLRVPPYHCELNPIELVWSQVKGYIAARNTGFTLAEVEKLLPEALASVKQEKWQNCCAHVEQVEAEAWERDMIVDSEIEPLVFCICDSCNSSSDESGAQFSDDELSGIEELC